From a single Tachypleus tridentatus isolate NWPU-2018 chromosome 6, ASM421037v1, whole genome shotgun sequence genomic region:
- the Uch gene encoding ubiquitin carboxyl-terminal hydrolase: MSTKWLPLESNPDVMNKFIYKLGVPKDWSVVDVFGLDDDLLAMIPSPVLAVLLLYPLGQEHDKLVKEEEDTIRASGQSVSDQVYFLHQTIKNACGTVALLHAVANNTGSIKLEDSSTLAKFLNATKDLSPEERGKCLEKEEDISATHERSAQEGQSQTPSSDDEVNLHFVAFVEVDGNLYELDGRKAFPINHGPTSKDTLLKDAAAVCKKFIERDPENVRFNVVALAAAAN, translated from the exons ATGTCTACAAAGTGGTTACCTCTGGAATCAAATCCTGAT gtAATGAATAAG tttatttacaAGCTGGGAGTGCCAAAAGACTGGTCAGTAGTTGATGTATTTGGGTTAGATGATGACCTATTGGCTATGATTCCTAGTCCAGTACTTgctgtgttattactttatcctTTGGGACAGGAG CATGACAAGCTAGTAAAGGAAGAAGAGGACACCATCAGAGCTTCTGGTCAGTCTGTAAGTGACCAGGTGTATTTCTTGCACCAGACTATCAAGAATGCATGTGGAACTGTGGCTCTCCTACATGCTGTGGCTAATAACACTGGATCCATCAAACTGG AGGACAGTTCCACTCTGGCTAAGTTCCTGAATGCAACCAAAGATCTGTCACCTGAAGAACGTGGGAAGTGCCTAGAAAAGGAAGAG GACATCTCTGCAACTCATGAAAGGAGTGCACAAGAAGGACAGAGTCAG ACACCCAGTAGTGATGATGAAGTGAACCTACACTTTGTAGCTTTTGTAGAAGTTGATGGTAACCTGTATGAACTGG ATGGTCGTAAAGCCTTTCCAATTAACCATGGTCCAACTTCAAAGGATACTCTATTAAAG GATGCAGCTGCTGTGTGTAAGAAGTTTATAGAGAGGGATCCTGAGAATGTGAGATTTAATGTTGTGGCCCTGGCAGCTGCTGCCAACTAG